In Erwinia pyrifoliae DSM 12163, the genomic window TGAGCCACGTTAGTTTGAGCCTCTGGTTAACGGGTTGCTGAGGTTGCCTGACCTTCTTATGGGGCATTTTTCCAGGCCGGGTGTTTCAAGAGCTGGCTGGTGATGCCCCATTTGCGTCGCAATAAATTCCGCGCCAGCTGCGGCTGATAAACGCCAGCACGCAAAGATGTGGCGCAAAGGCCAGACATTACGCTGCGAATTTTAGCGTTTTTTCGCGCGTTATCCCAGCTGTTGCTGACTGAGCGAATAGTATAGCAATCGTCGACTACCCGATGCGAATGAATCCCCGCAGGTAAAACCGGCATAATGTTGTCATTGCGGATAGATTATTTTATGGCAGGGAAGGGGGCGGAATTTCCTTGCTGACGGGGCTGGGATGATATTTGCGATGGTGAGTAATTCGCGAAGCAGCACTGCGTTTTCTGAATGGGAGGATGATGTTGATGTGTGGCCAGGAACAAGAACCCGGCGTGGTGACCGGGTGATGAATATAGGTTTTACAGGTTCTCAACAACCTGGATCACATCTGATTCGAGCGAAGTAATTTGTGCCTTATTAGCCTGTGTGGCCATGCCATATATGGTATAGCTTTTGTGTTGGAGCTTGCTCAACGGGCAGCCTTCATGATTTATAATCGCTGCTAAGGTGTTGCCATCTTTAACATTCTTCACTCTTTCTGCAAGAGCATCCGGAGTAAAAAGATTTGCATGACTTTTTAGCAGATCATCTGTAATCCTGCGAATTTCTTCAGCGTGTGATTTGAACGCTTTAGCCGCATCGCTTTCATTTGTGCGGGATCTGTTTTGAACGAATAGATGAAGTTTCGGTAACTCTATCTTGTTTTGCTTCGCTTCTTTGTTGAAATCAAGGAACATCTCATCCTGTTCTGAATTATCAATGGAAACGCCAAATATCAGTTTTACAAGGTTTTTTATGCCGCGAATCGATGCAGCGTCAGCTGTACAAGGGATAATAATTCTGTTTGAGGCAACAACGCCAAGCTCCGTATAGCTGGCAAAACTCGGATTGCAGTCAATGAAAAAGGTTTTTGGCCTGTCCGGAATGCTTTTGTCTGCTTCAAAAGAAGCGATCAGATCGATCAGCAAAGAGCGGCTTTTTTTCCACGCTTCTTTTACTGGCGAAGACCCAATGTGAGAAATTAATCTTGAGCAAATATCCAGATCCACATCTCCAGGGAGCAGATATAAGTTATCAGGCATTTTTGCATTCACTGAATCGGCTTTGACAAAGTAAGTTGACTCGTTTCCCATGCGACTTAACGGCGAGTTGCTGAATCTTTCTTTGATATATCCGGCAATGGTGGTATTTCTGTCACGAAGCGCGTTTAAGTTCTCCTCGCCAACACCATTTCCGCCTAAAATTATTTCAGATACGTTGGACTGTGGGCAGGCGTCAATCACAACA contains:
- a CDS encoding ParA family protein — its product is MDDMTSSDTIEQIQMAEINKKYLVWNNKGGVGKTFLTYNLAIEYAIIHPHEDVVVIDACPQSNVSEIILGGNGVGEENLNALRDRNTTIAGYIKERFSNSPLSRMGNESTYFVKADSVNAKMPDNLYLLPGDVDLDICSRLISHIGSSPVKEAWKKSRSLLIDLIASFEADKSIPDRPKTFFIDCNPSFASYTELGVVASNRIIIPCTADAASIRGIKNLVKLIFGVSIDNSEQDEMFLDFNKEAKQNKIELPKLHLFVQNRSRTNESDAAKAFKSHAEEIRRITDDLLKSHANLFTPDALAERVKNVKDGNTLAAIINHEGCPLSKLQHKSYTIYGMATQANKAQITSLESDVIQVVENL